The Neisseria macacae ATCC 33926 genome contains the following window.
CCACAACGGCGGCGCAAACGGCGATTTGTATCTGAAAATCAAGTTCCACGACAAACCCGATTTATACGTTAAAAACAAAAAAGACGTATACCAGACCATAGACGTCAAGCCTTGGGAAGCCGTATTGGGTGGCAAAATCATCGTTCCCACCGCAGCGGGACGTTTGCAGGTCAACCTGCCCGCCAACAGCCAAAACGGTAAAAGCATACGCCTGAAAGGCAAAGGCATTCCGGCCAAAGAAGCGGGCGATTTGTACCTCAACATCCGCATCAACGTTCCCAAGGCCGAAAGCGAAGCCGACCGCGCCGCATGGGCGCAGCTTGCCGCCCACTTTGACGGCAAAAGCGCATCAAACTGAAAGGACAAACCATGACGCAACACACCGACATTACCCTGACTTTCGAAGAAATCCTCGCTGCCAGCCGCTGCCGCCGCGATTGGCTGCTGGAGCTGATAGAGGAAGAAATCATCAGCGTAAACGGCCGGCCGGAACAAACTTTGTACAGCGGCTTCCAACTCGCCCGCATCCGCCGCGCCCAGCGCCTGAGCCGCGACTTCGATGCCGGCATTCCCGCGCTCGGCCTGATTATGCGCCTGCTGGACGAAGTGGAAGAATTGCGCAAGGCACAGCGGCCTTTATCCCTTCTGGATGAAGGCAAATAGCGGTCAACAAAAGAAGGCCGTCTGAAAAACAGTTTTCAGACGACCTTTTTTCAATACGGGAAACGAAAATGGCTGAGAATACTGCCGATGATTTGAACCTTGCCGCCGCACAAGCGGCCGGGCATTTGCTGGAGCGTTGCGTACCGGAGCATGCTGCGGTGCTGACGCCTTATGTGTTGCGGCTGTTTGCTGCTTTGCAGAACGGGCATTCGTTTGTTTGGCTGGATGAGGGCGAGGCGGAGGAATTGGCGGGATTGGCGCCGACGGTCGGGCAGGGCGCGTCGCCGTTGGTGTTGCAGGGCAGAAAGTTGTTTTTGGGGCGGATGTGGCAGCTCGAGCATGATTTGGCGGCTGAAATCAAGAGTTTGGCGGAGGCGGAAGTCGAGCCTGTGGATTGGATGAGCGCGTCGCAAAACTTGTCCGGTTGGTTTGCCGACAAAGGCAGCGAAGGGCAGCGGGATGCGGCGGGGCTTGCCCTGCTTCAAGCGTTTATGCTGATTACGGGCGGGCCGGGTACGGGCAAGACGACGACTGTGGCGAAACTTTTGGGGCTGGTTTGCACCAACTCTGCCACGCGCCTGCCGCGTATCGCTCTGGCCGCACCGACGGGCAAGGCGGCGGCGCATATGGCACGCGCGCTGCATCGGGCGGTGGATGGTTTCGAGATGCCGGATGCGGTACGCAATCATTTGTCCGCGCTGGAAGGGCAGACGGTTCACCGCCTTTTGAAACTGCGCCCGCCGCAAATGCTGCCTGCGTTTGACGGCAGCCGCCCGCTGCCTTTGGATGTGTTGGTGGTGGATGAGGCTTCGATGTTGGATGTTTCCCTGCTGCTTCACTTGCTGCGTGCGATTCCGTCGGGCTGCCGCGTGATTTTTTTGGGCGACGAGTTCCAACTGCCCTCGGTCGGCGTCGGCGCGGTATTGGCGGCGTTGTCGAGACAGACGGTTTTGGATAAGGAGACGGCGGAGCAACTGAGTATTTATCTGCCGGAACACGGTTTCCCCGTGGAGGAAAATCCGCCGGCTTTGTCGCAAAACGTCGCGCAACTGAAGGTCAGCCACCGTTTCGGCGCAGACAGCGGCATCGGCTGTCTGGCTAGGGCGGTCGTATCGGGCAAGAGCGGGGAAGGTTGGGCGCAGTTTGCCTTGTTCCCCGACGAGCTGGAAATCCGCGAAGGTCGTCTGAAACAGCAGGCGGAGCTGCTTTACCGCAAACACGAAAAATACTGGCAGGCAGTCGATAAAAACGATGTGGCACTGGCGTTCGGACACGCGGCGGATGTGGTCGTTTTGGCGGCATGGCGGCAGGACGCGGAGGCGTTCAACGAAGAGTATTGCCGTTATCTGCAACGCAAACATCGGGCGGGCGCGGATACGCCGTGGTTCGCGGGACAAATCATCATGATTGCGCGCAACGACTATACGCTGGAAGTGTTCAACGGCGATATCGGGCTGATTATGCCCGATGCGGAATCGGCGAACGGCTTGGCGGCATATTTTCCGAATGCGGACGGTTTCAAAAAAATCGCCATCAGCCGCCTGCCGCAGTTTGATTCCGCGTTCGCCATGACTGTGCATAAAAGCCAGGGTTCGGAATATCGGGAAGTCTGGCTGCTGCCGCCGTCGGGGAAAATAGAGCAGGGCGGGGATGACGCGCTGTCGGGCTTAAACAATGCGCTGCTTTACACCGCCATCACCCGCGCACGGGAACGCTTCGTCTTTTGGGGAAATGAAGAGCAATGGCGGTTGGCGGTGGAAACCCGCAAAACCCGCCGCACGGCATTGGGCGACATCTTGGACGCGATGTTCGTACCGAAAGCTTGAATCAAACCCTAAAGGTCGTCTGAAAACGAAACGGATGCTGCCGAGAGTTTTCAGACGACCTTTCTCTATTGATGTGTGTCAAAATCAGTTTGGAAATAAGCATAATACTCTAAATCTTCTTGACGGTTTGTGCCGTCTTTCATAGGATTACAGCCGTTCGATTACAAAAATTAGTAAATTTCTAACAAATATTGATTAGGAATTTTTGTTAAAAATACCTTTTACCCTTCAATCGGAGATTGGCATGAACATCCAAAAAAACTTTGCCGTTGTATGCGCTGCCTTGGCGGCATTACCCACCGCATTTGCAGAAACCGCTAGCGTAGAGCGCGATGCCGCCGCATTGGCAACGACGAGCGATTACGTCAATTCGGGCAGCGTCATCCGCAAAGACGAAGACAAAATCAGTATTTTCAACGATTTGCTGACCGTAAACGGCACATTCCGCGTCCGTGCCGACACCAAAGACATCAATGCCAACAACAGCAGCACCAATCCCACGCCCGACGCCTCCAATACCAATTTCAACGCCGAATTCTGGTTGCGCGCCAAACTTTATAAAGACTGGAAACTGGTGACCCAAATCGAACCCAACATCGACTTGAAAACCGGCAAATTCAACGGCGACCATGATGTTCCCGTAAACAAACTGTATGCTGAAGGCTCGATTACCGAAGGCATCAAAGCCCGCGTCGGTAAATTCGGCGCATTCTCTTCCTACGGCCGTGTCTGGGATACGGAAGTAACCGGCGGAGAAATCTTCTTTGACAACAAAACCCTACCCACCAAAATCTATGCTGGCCGCCGTACCGGCAGCCTCAACGACAACGTATGGGGCATAGGCGGCCGCCGCAAACACTTCGCCGCCATTCAAAGCAGCCTGCCGATTAACGAAAACATCAACGTCGGCGCAACCGTCAGCTACATGAAAGACATAGACGTGCGCGGCGCGAAGAAAAACGCCGTCTTCGGCGAAATCGGCGCGGATGTCAAATTCAACGACGATTGGCGTTGGATGGCGGCAGTCAGCAAGTCCAACATCAAAGCCTATAACGACGCAGGACAAAAAATCAAAAACGACGGCGTGTTCACCGAAGTCCGCTACAAACTCGCCGACTGGAAAGTCCGCAATTCCTACGACGTCTTCCTGAACTACCGCCGCGTCGGCGCACTTTCGGGCGTATCTTCCGTACAAGACTACAGCAAAAACGTACAAGGCGTACAAGTCGGCGCGACCTACGTTCCTTGGAAAAACTGGAAAGTGTCAGGCTTTTACTTGGCGGGTAAACAAGTTACCCCGACTGCCGGCTCAAGCAGACAAGACGTCAACGTCTTGCGCGGTCAGGTGGAATACAAATTCTAAGCCGTTTGGATAAAGGTTTTGTAGAAACGAAAAAACAGGCAGGGAAAACCTGCCTGTTTTTTTTTGTTTTGGTCGTCTGAAAGTTATTTCAAACGATCTATCGGCATATATTGCTCTGTACGTACCTTACAGGCTATGGCTTACTAAAAATATATTTTTCCTCTAGTTGAGTTTTATCTTGTTTCAGGAAAAAATTTTTTCTATATGCAGATAAACTATTTTGATTAGCCACAGAATATTGCTCTTCATGACTACCGTCATCTTCCCAATAACAAATAGCACAAACATCATAGTTCGATTTACTAGATAAAGTATAGAAATAACAGCATGGGCATTTTACTTTTTGATCTATCTCATCTCCAACGACTTTTATTTCTGCAGATCGAATGATACTTACATTCTTCGCTAAAAACTTATTATTTAAAATCGAATTTTTATGTTTCAAACCTAAGATAACTACAGGATCAAAAAAATCACTATAAAATTCTATATCATCAAAATCATGTGTACTCAAGTAACTTATAAGTTCTTTATTCAAATATTCAGGGTCAGACTCGTAGGAATACCAAAAATCTAAAAGAATATTCATCTTTTCTGACTTAGATATTGCATTAATCTGATACTCAGATAAAAATTTTATGGCTTCTTTTCTAGTCATAATAAAACCTTAAATACTGAGGTTTGCATATCGTTCTTCAAACGAACTTTACTTATCCTTCTGCTTAAACCATTATAAACGGATAAGACGGCTTTACAGTTTTTGGGATTTAACCAAATTAAAACTCATGTACAAAAGGTCGTCTGAAAACCTGTTTTCAGACGACCTTTTGCTTTTCTCCTCCATCAAATCGAATATTCAATCAACTCGTTCTGCGAGAACACATAAACCTGTTTCGGTACCAATGCCAATTCCCGCCCGGCGGACAAATCCAGCCGCGAGGCGTCGCTGCCTGCGAGCGTGATGTGTACGTCCTGTTTGCCGTGTTTCACCAAAACGTGCGTCAGTGCGCCGACGGCGTGGATTTTTTCGATTTCGGCGCGGATCATCGGGGTTTCGTGTTCGGCGGCAAGCTGCCATTCGTGCGGGCGGATGTAGCCGGTGGCGGTTTGTTCCTGCCATTTGTATTGCGCGTCCAATTTCCACGCGAAGCCGTTGTAGTGCCAGATGCCTTTTTCGATTCTGCCTTCAAATGCGTCGGTTTCGCCGAGGAACTCGGTAACGAAGGCGTTTTCGGGTTTGCGGTAAATGGCTTCGGCGCTGCCGGTTTGTTCGATTTTGCCGTGGTTCATGACGACGATTTCGTCGGAAACTTCAAGGGCTTCTTCTTGGTCGTGCGTCACCAGAATGCTGGTTACGCCTAGGTTGTGATGGATGTCGCGCAGCCAAGTGCGCAATTCTTTGCGGACTTTGGCATCCAGCGCGCCGAAGGGTTCGTCCAGGAGCAGGAGTTTGGGTTCAACCGCGAGGGCGCGGGCGAGGGCGATGCGTTGGCGTTGCCCGCCGGAGAGCTGGTGCGGATAGGATTTGGCGAGGTGGGAGAGTTGTACGAGTTTGAGCAATTCTTCGACTTTGGCGCGGATTTGTTCTTTGGACGGGCGTTCGGACTTGGGCAATACGGTCAAACCGAAGGCGACGTTGTCAAACACGTTCATGTGGCGGAAGAGGGCGTAGTGTTGGAACACGAAACCGACTTTGCGCTCGCGCACATGCTTGGCGGTTACGTCTTGCCCGTCAAAGAGGATGTTGCCGCCGTCGGCGTTTTCCAGTCCGGCGATGATGCGCAGGAGCGTGGTTTTGCCGCAGCCGGAAGGGCCGAGTAGGGAAACGAGTTTGCCGGTGGGGACGTTGAGGTTGATGTTTTTCAGCGCGTGGAAATTGCCGAAGTGTTTGTTTAGGTTTTGGATGGTGATGCTCATGCTGCGTTCCTTTCGGCGGCGGCGAGTTTTTTATCTTGTAATTTTGTGATGATGTTCTGCACCGCCAGCGTCGCCAGTGCTAAAAGTGCCAATACGCCGGAGAGGGCGAATGCGCCGGTGAAGTTGTATTCGTTGTAGAAGATTTCGACCAAAAGCGGGATGGTGTTGGTTTCGCCGCGTATGTGTCCCGATACCACGCTGACCGCGCCGAACTCGCCCATCGCGCGGGCGTTGGTAAGGATAATGCCGTAGAGCAGCGCCCATTTGATGTTGGGCAGGGTAACGCGCCAAAACATCTGCCAGCCGCTTGCACCGAGTATCAGCGCGGCCTGTTCTTCGCTGTCGCCCTGCGCCTGCATCAGCGGGATGATTTCGCGCGCGACAAAGGGAAAGGTAACGAACAGCGTCGCCAGAATAATGCCGGGGATGGCGAAGATAATCTGTATGCCTTGCGCTTCCAGCCAGCCGCCCAATGCCGTGTGCGCGCCGAACAATAAGACGAACATCAAACCGGCCACCACGGGTGATACGGAAAACGGCAAATCGAGCAGGGTGGTCAGCAACTGCTTGCCGCGGAAGTCGAAACGGGTCAGCAGCCACGCCATCGCCACGCCCAAGACGGCATTGACGGGAACGACCACCGCGGCAGTAATCAGGGTGAGCTTGATCGCCGCCCACGCTTCGGGGTCGGTAAGGGATTGCAGGTACAAATCCCAACCGCCTTTCAGCGCCTCGTAAAACACGGCGACAAGCGGTACGACCAGCATCAGCAGCAGGAACCCCAGCGCGACGGCGGTCAGCAGCACGCGCAGCCAGCGCGGTTCGGTCAGGTTGGGATTGGCGGAATAGGGTTTCATGGCGGTGGTGTTCTCTGGTTGGTTTTAAGATGTTTGGAGGTCGTCTGAAAAAACCGTTTTCGTGGGGCGGATTCGTTTTCAGACGACCTTTTATTGATTAAGGGAATAAAAACGTCTAGCTACCGTCATTCCCGCGCAGGCGGGAATCCACCACAGGGCAACAGGAAAACAGAAAATAAATAAGGCAGCCGAAATTCACCAATGGATTCCCGCCTGCGCGGGAATGACGGCAACAGCGTAGTTCAGGTTTTCAGACGACCCCTCAACCCTTCGCTCCCGAACGCCTGCTCAACGCCCACTGCATCACATTTAACGCAAACAGAATCACAAACGAAACCAGCAGCATAAACAACGCCACCGCCGATGCGCCCTGTACGTCGAACTGTTCTAGCTTACCCGTAATAATCAGCGGCAGGATTTCGGAAACCATCGGAATGTTGCCCGCGATAAAAATCACCGAGCCGTATTCCCCCGTTGCCCGCGCGAACATCATGCCCGCGCCGGTTAAGAGCGCCGGCGTGATTTCCGGCAGCAGCACGCGGCGGAACGTCGTGAAGCGGTTTGCCCCCAAAGTCGCCGCCGCTTCCTCATATTCGCCCGACAATTCCTCCAATACCGGCTGCACGGCGCGGACGATAAAAGGCAGGCTGACGACGACCAGCGCAATCCAAATGCCGACGGGCGTAAACGCGATTTTGATGCCCAAAGGCTCGAAAAATCGGCCGATCCAACCGTTGGGTGCATATAGGGTCGCCAACGCGATGCCCGTAACCGCCGTCGGCAGCGCAAACGGCAAATCGACCAGCGCGTTCACCAGCCCCTTGAGCGGAAATTCATAACGCACCAACACCCAAGCCACCAGCGTGCCGAACACGACATTGGTCAGCATCGCATAAAACGACATCCGTAAACTCAGCCACACCGCCGCCAACACGTTCGGCTCGGCAATCGTGTTCCAAAAGCCGCCCCAGCCGATTTCCGCCGCCTTCGCCGCCATCATCGCAAACGGCAAAACCACCAGAAGCGACAGGCACAATACGGTCAGGCCGAGGCTGATTTTGAAGCCGGGCAGTACGCTGGGCGTTTTGAGTAATAACATGGTCGCTCGGAAGGGAAAAAGAAGATGCTGCCACTTTAACGGGGTCGTCTGAAAAACGGAAAGAATGGTTTGTTTGTTGCAAAGATGATTTTGTTATATATGTCGGATTGCCGTTTGGGGCTTTCAGACGACCTGTTATAATCTGCGCCTCTTTTTGGTTCGTCTGCATTCCCCATGAAACTCAACCCCCAACAACAAGCCGCCGTCAAATACCTCGGCGGGCCTCTGCTCGTGCTCGCCGGCGCCGGCAGCGGCAAAACCGGCGTGATTACGCAAAAAATCAAACATTTGATTGTCAACGTCGGCTATCTGCCGCATACCGTCGCCGCGATTACCTTCACCAACAAAGCCGCCACGGAAATGCAGGAGCGCGTCGCCAAAATGCTGCCCAAGTCGCAAACGCGCGGGCTGACGATTTGCACGTTCCACTCTTTGGGCATGAAGATTCTGCGCGAAGAGGCGAACCATATCGGTTACAAAAAAAACTTCTCCATCCTCGATTCCACCGACAGCGCGAAAATCATCGGCGAACTTTTGGGCGGCACGGGAAAAGAAGCCTTATTCAAGGCGCAGCATCAGATTTCCCTGTGGAAAAACGACTTGAAAACGCCCGAAGACGTACTTCAGACGACCTCCAACGCTTGGGAAGAACAAATCGCGCGCGTGTATGCGAGCTATCAGGAAACCTTGCAAAGCTATCAGGCGGTGGACTTCGACGACTTGATCCGCCTGCCCGCCGTGCTGTTGCAGCAAAACAGCGAGGTACGAAACAAATGGCAGCGGCGGCTGCGTTATCTGTTGGTTGACGAATGTCAGGACACCAATACCTGCCAATTCACCCTGATGAAACTCTTGACCGGCGCGGAAGGCATGTTTACCGCCGTCGGCGACGACGACCAGTCCATCTACGCATGGCGCGGCGCGAACATGGAAAACCTGCGAAAAATGCAGGAAGACTATCCGCAGATGAAAATCATCAAGCTGGAGCAAAACTACCGCTCCACCGCGCGGATTCTCAAAATCGCCAACAAAGTGATCGAAAACAACCCCAAGCTGTTCACCAAAAAACTTTGGTCGCAGTTCGGCGAAGGCGAAATCGTCAAAGTCGTTGCCTGCCAAAACGAGCAACACGAAGCCGACTGGGTTGTCAGCCAAATCGTCAAGCAGAAGCTGGTCGGCGGCGACAAAACCCAATACGCCGATTTCGCCGTGTTATACCGCGGCAACCATCAGGCGCGGATTTTTGAAGAAGCCTTGCGCAGCGCGCGCGTTCCCTACCAACTCTCCGGCGGACAAAGCTTTTTCGACAAGGCCGAAATCAAAGACGTTTTGTCCTATTTGCGCCTGCTTGCCAATCCCAACGACGATCCCGCCTTCCTGCGCGCCGTAACCACACCCAAACGCGGCATCGGCGACGTTACACTGGGCAAGCTCAACACCTACGCGCACGAACACGAATGCAGCCTGTATGAAGCCGCACAAACCGAAGAAGCCCTTGCCTTGCTGAACAATACCAACCGCCAACACCTGCAAGCCTTTATGGATATGTTCGGCAGCTACCGCGCCAAAGCGGAAACCAGTGAAGCTGGGGAACTCATCAACGGCCTGCTCAAAGAAATCGACTACGAAAACCACCTGCTTGCCAACGAAGAGGGCAAAGCCGGCGAAATCAAATGGCGCAACGTCAGCGACCTGACCGGCTGGCTAGAGCGCAAAGGCGAGCAAGACGGCAAAAACATCATCGAACTTGCCCAAACCGTCGCCTTAATGACACTCTTGGAAGGCAAAAGCGAAGAAGAAGTCGATGCCGTCAAACTCTCGACCCTACACGCCTCCAAAGGCTTGGAATACCCCTACGTCTTCCTTGTCGGCTGCGAAGAGGGCATCCTGCCGCACAACGACAGCATCGAAGAAGACAACGTTGAAGAAGAACGCCGCCTGATGTACGTCGGCATCACCCGCGCCAAACGCCAGCTTACGCTGACCCACTGCGTCAAACGCAAAAAACAAGGCACATGGCAGTTCCCCGAACCCAGCCGCTTCATAGACGAAATGCCGCAGGAAGACATCAAGATTTTAGGGCGCAAAGGCGGCGAGCCGATTGTGAGCAAGGAAGAGGGCAGAAGCCATCTGGCGGGGATGCTGGATATGTTGGCGGCGAAAGGGAAAGGCTGAAACGAGAGATAGGCCAGCAAAAGGTCGTCTGAAATAGGTTGCACATGGTACTCTTCTTTATAGTGGATTAAATTTAAATCAGGACAAGGCGACGAAGCCGCAGACAGTACAGATAGTACGGCAAGGCGAGGCAACGCCGTACCGGTTTAAATTTAATCCACTATAATTTGAAGTGTTCCGGATTCCTCCTGTCAGCCTGAAAGAACAACAAATCTGTATCAGCCTCAATAATTCAAAAGCAGCGTTGTCGAATGTAAAATACATGGCTATAATCCGCATTACAAGTTTTCCGACGGATAGCGAAAAGTCTGTCTTTCGGCTGCTCTTTTCAGTTAAGATTTTATTAAATAATGTCTTTGTTGGTTAAGGAAAAATACTAACCTTTCTTAACTGTATAGAAGATTGAAAATAATGATTTTTTTTGACTGCGTGCAGTCGGAAGACTTGCCCCACTAATCGGGGATTAAGACGATTCTTTCGCTTCCTCATGAGCTGCATCTTCAGTCGGAAGACTTGCCCCACGAATCGGGGATTAAGACAGGATCCACACACGGGCATCAGGGACAGTATTGAGGTCGGAAGACTTGCCCCACTAATCGGGGATTAAGACTATTTCTGATTTCAATATCCCACGCATCATCTAAGTCGGAAGACTTACCCCACTAGTCGGGGATAAAACTCAAACGGCCTTGATGATTCATCCCATCAAGGCCGTTTTTGCGTCATGCGTATTTTCAAGGTCTTAAAGAGGTCGTCTGAAAATGGCTTTAAGGGCATCTCAGGATATCGGTTTTCAGACGACCTTTTTCAACGATTTGAGGGTCGTCTGAAACGCCCGTCCTAGCAATAAGTAGCATATTCAAACTATTTCGTTTCGGGTATAGTATCGCCTGAACAGACTTTCAGGCAGGCTGACTGGTGCGGAAGCGACGTTTTATATGTTATCCCTAAAGATTCCCGCGCCGCCAATCGTCAGCCCGCCCTAAACCGTATGATGCGACATTGCTTTGGAGAAGCGCTGAAATGTTCAAACGTCCTGAAGAAATCATCGTCCTTGTCCTTGCCGTCATTTGGGTGGTGCTGACTTATTTCATCGCCGCCTTTCTCGGCGCCGATACTTACACCATCTTCCTGATTACCGGCCTGACGCTGGTATGGGCAGGCGTATGCTTCCGCCTGTGGCAGATTAATTTGAGCCGTAATATCTGGCCGCTGTTTTTAGGCAGCTTGGTAATGTGTTGGTGGCCATATTTGGATTGGTTCGCCATCAAAGACATCGTGGTTCCCGCTTCCGGAGGGGAGGCGATTATCCTGAACAGACCATGGTATGCAAGCTGGACCTTCAAATTCATCCTGTCGCTGATTCCGGTCGTACTCGGCTACGCATACAAATGGAAACAGGCTAAAAAACGCCATACCGCTACGCCAAATGCCTGATATCCCCAGCCTAAAACGCCGTTGATAGCAAACGGCGTTTTGCTTTTTCAGACGACCCGCATACTGTCAACACCATCGATAAACTGCTATACTTTTCGGATAATTCAACCGGTTTTTACTCGGATAAGGTCGTCTGAAAAGTACCCGACAAACGGAATAGAAA
Protein-coding sequences here:
- a CDS encoding chaperone modulator CbpM, with product MTQHTDITLTFEEILAASRCRRDWLLELIEEEIISVNGRPEQTLYSGFQLARIRRAQRLSRDFDAGIPALGLIMRLLDEVEELRKAQRPLSLLDEGK
- the recD gene encoding exodeoxyribonuclease V subunit alpha — translated: MAENTADDLNLAAAQAAGHLLERCVPEHAAVLTPYVLRLFAALQNGHSFVWLDEGEAEELAGLAPTVGQGASPLVLQGRKLFLGRMWQLEHDLAAEIKSLAEAEVEPVDWMSASQNLSGWFADKGSEGQRDAAGLALLQAFMLITGGPGTGKTTTVAKLLGLVCTNSATRLPRIALAAPTGKAAAHMARALHRAVDGFEMPDAVRNHLSALEGQTVHRLLKLRPPQMLPAFDGSRPLPLDVLVVDEASMLDVSLLLHLLRAIPSGCRVIFLGDEFQLPSVGVGAVLAALSRQTVLDKETAEQLSIYLPEHGFPVEENPPALSQNVAQLKVSHRFGADSGIGCLARAVVSGKSGEGWAQFALFPDELEIREGRLKQQAELLYRKHEKYWQAVDKNDVALAFGHAADVVVLAAWRQDAEAFNEEYCRYLQRKHRAGADTPWFAGQIIMIARNDYTLEVFNGDIGLIMPDAESANGLAAYFPNADGFKKIAISRLPQFDSAFAMTVHKSQGSEYREVWLLPPSGKIEQGGDDALSGLNNALLYTAITRARERFVFWGNEEQWRLAVETRKTRRTALGDILDAMFVPKA
- a CDS encoding CPCC family cysteine-rich protein; this translates as MTRKEAIKFLSEYQINAISKSEKMNILLDFWYSYESDPEYLNKELISYLSTHDFDDIEFYSDFFDPVVILGLKHKNSILNNKFLAKNVSIIRSAEIKVVGDEIDQKVKCPCCYFYTLSSKSNYDVCAICYWEDDGSHEEQYSVANQNSLSAYRKNFFLKQDKTQLEEKYIFSKP
- a CDS encoding sulfate/molybdate ABC transporter ATP-binding protein; the encoded protein is MSITIQNLNKHFGNFHALKNINLNVPTGKLVSLLGPSGCGKTTLLRIIAGLENADGGNILFDGQDVTAKHVRERKVGFVFQHYALFRHMNVFDNVAFGLTVLPKSERPSKEQIRAKVEELLKLVQLSHLAKSYPHQLSGGQRQRIALARALAVEPKLLLLDEPFGALDAKVRKELRTWLRDIHHNLGVTSILVTHDQEEALEVSDEIVVMNHGKIEQTGSAEAIYRKPENAFVTEFLGETDAFEGRIEKGIWHYNGFAWKLDAQYKWQEQTATGYIRPHEWQLAAEHETPMIRAEIEKIHAVGALTHVLVKHGKQDVHITLAGSDASRLDLSAGRELALVPKQVYVFSQNELIEYSI
- the cysW gene encoding sulfate ABC transporter permease subunit CysW, which encodes MKPYSANPNLTEPRWLRVLLTAVALGFLLLMLVVPLVAVFYEALKGGWDLYLQSLTDPEAWAAIKLTLITAAVVVPVNAVLGVAMAWLLTRFDFRGKQLLTTLLDLPFSVSPVVAGLMFVLLFGAHTALGGWLEAQGIQIIFAIPGIILATLFVTFPFVAREIIPLMQAQGDSEEQAALILGASGWQMFWRVTLPNIKWALLYGIILTNARAMGEFGAVSVVSGHIRGETNTIPLLVEIFYNEYNFTGAFALSGVLALLALATLAVQNIITKLQDKKLAAAERNAA
- the cysT gene encoding sulfate ABC transporter permease subunit CysT — encoded protein: MLLLKTPSVLPGFKISLGLTVLCLSLLVVLPFAMMAAKAAEIGWGGFWNTIAEPNVLAAVWLSLRMSFYAMLTNVVFGTLVAWVLVRYEFPLKGLVNALVDLPFALPTAVTGIALATLYAPNGWIGRFFEPLGIKIAFTPVGIWIALVVVSLPFIVRAVQPVLEELSGEYEEAAATLGANRFTTFRRVLLPEITPALLTGAGMMFARATGEYGSVIFIAGNIPMVSEILPLIITGKLEQFDVQGASAVALFMLLVSFVILFALNVMQWALSRRSGAKG
- the rep gene encoding DNA helicase Rep, which codes for MKLNPQQQAAVKYLGGPLLVLAGAGSGKTGVITQKIKHLIVNVGYLPHTVAAITFTNKAATEMQERVAKMLPKSQTRGLTICTFHSLGMKILREEANHIGYKKNFSILDSTDSAKIIGELLGGTGKEALFKAQHQISLWKNDLKTPEDVLQTTSNAWEEQIARVYASYQETLQSYQAVDFDDLIRLPAVLLQQNSEVRNKWQRRLRYLLVDECQDTNTCQFTLMKLLTGAEGMFTAVGDDDQSIYAWRGANMENLRKMQEDYPQMKIIKLEQNYRSTARILKIANKVIENNPKLFTKKLWSQFGEGEIVKVVACQNEQHEADWVVSQIVKQKLVGGDKTQYADFAVLYRGNHQARIFEEALRSARVPYQLSGGQSFFDKAEIKDVLSYLRLLANPNDDPAFLRAVTTPKRGIGDVTLGKLNTYAHEHECSLYEAAQTEEALALLNNTNRQHLQAFMDMFGSYRAKAETSEAGELINGLLKEIDYENHLLANEEGKAGEIKWRNVSDLTGWLERKGEQDGKNIIELAQTVALMTLLEGKSEEEVDAVKLSTLHASKGLEYPYVFLVGCEEGILPHNDSIEEDNVEEERRLMYVGITRAKRQLTLTHCVKRKKQGTWQFPEPSRFIDEMPQEDIKILGRKGGEPIVSKEEGRSHLAGMLDMLAAKGKG